A DNA window from Methylocystis heyeri contains the following coding sequences:
- the gstA gene encoding glutathione transferase GstA, with product MKLYFAPNACSLSPHIVLQELGLSYDLVCVNNRTKRTSEGGDFREINPKGYVAALVIDSGEVLTEGPALLQYLADLRPEAGLAPASGTLARVRLQEWLNYITSEVHAGSSPLFDEELPEAARNIFKSRLVKRLGLIEARLAEHAYLLGDGFSVADAYLFTVLEWMPALAVDLVGFANVTAYVERIAARPSVVAARAREARIDCPQG from the coding sequence ATGAAGCTCTATTTCGCCCCTAACGCCTGTTCCCTCTCGCCGCATATCGTGTTGCAGGAGCTGGGACTCAGCTATGATCTCGTGTGCGTGAACAACCGGACCAAGCGCACCTCGGAGGGCGGGGATTTCCGCGAAATCAACCCCAAGGGCTATGTTGCGGCGCTCGTCATCGACAGCGGCGAGGTCCTGACCGAGGGGCCGGCTCTGCTCCAGTATCTCGCCGATCTGCGGCCCGAGGCGGGGCTCGCCCCGGCCAGCGGCACACTGGCGCGCGTGCGGCTTCAGGAATGGCTCAACTATATCACCAGCGAGGTCCACGCCGGGTCGAGCCCGCTGTTCGACGAGGAATTGCCGGAGGCGGCTCGGAACATCTTCAAGAGCCGTCTCGTCAAACGGTTGGGCCTGATCGAGGCGAGGCTGGCCGAGCATGCCTACCTTCTGGGAGACGGCTTCTCGGTGGCGGACGCCTATCTGTTCACGGTTCTGGAGTGGATGCCGGCGTTGGCGGTCGATCTCGTAGGCTTCGCGAACGTCACGGCCTATGTCGAACGGATCGCGGCTCGTCCGTCGGTCGTCGCAGCGCGGGCGCGGGAGGCCCGGATCGATTGTCCGCAGGGATGA
- a CDS encoding gamma-glutamylcyclotransferase family protein: protein MPLYFAYGANMDTQAMASRCPRSRPLGRARLARHRLFIMAEGFASIVQDPRANVHGVLWDLALSDVPALDRFEDIACGLYKKIQQPVLREPFGSARAFVYVGHWAEPGAPRPGYIEGVAAAARQWELPKPYVAYLENLAAVPAR, encoded by the coding sequence ATGCCGCTTTATTTCGCCTATGGCGCCAATATGGATACGCAGGCCATGGCCTCGCGCTGCCCGCGCTCGCGGCCGCTGGGCCGGGCGCGTCTTGCGCGGCACAGGCTGTTCATCATGGCGGAGGGTTTCGCCAGCATCGTGCAGGACCCCCGCGCCAATGTCCATGGCGTGCTGTGGGACCTCGCCCTCTCGGACGTTCCCGCGCTCGACCGTTTCGAGGACATCGCGTGCGGGCTCTACAAAAAAATCCAGCAGCCCGTGCTGCGCGAGCCTTTCGGCTCGGCGCGCGCCTTCGTCTATGTCGGCCATTGGGCGGAGCCGGGCGCGCCGCGGCCGGGCTATATCGAAGGCGTCGCCGCCGCCGCGCGCCAATGGGAACTGCCAAAACCCTATGTCGCCTATCTCGAAAATCTCGCCGCCGTCCCTGCTCGATAG
- a CDS encoding LysR family transcriptional regulator, giving the protein MNLTQLRSLIAVAEAGSFTAAAETVGVTQSGMSQALAALEEALAVKLLVRRRHGVELTAFGEQALAHARAAFGHLEAIRREAAQTKGEETGSLRIAAFPSVYATVLPPLLRRFRALHPGVELVALETDDREVEVWLAAGSIDLGVVLNPSPERRAAPIGQDAWVGVLPAGHRFGRRGALSLGQLAAEPFVLATGGCHVHARSLMEAAGLSLCDVRMEVRDWTSAVALVREGVGVSIVPQSTLPEKLKGLRVARLDPPLWRRFGLTAAPGRKPSPIAGRFLELARSGATQAG; this is encoded by the coding sequence ATGAACCTGACCCAGCTCCGCAGCCTGATCGCCGTCGCCGAGGCCGGCAGCTTCACAGCCGCCGCCGAGACGGTCGGCGTCACCCAATCCGGCATGAGCCAGGCGCTCGCCGCGCTGGAAGAAGCGCTCGCCGTCAAGCTGCTGGTGCGGCGGCGCCATGGCGTCGAACTGACCGCTTTCGGCGAACAGGCGCTCGCCCATGCGCGCGCGGCCTTCGGCCATCTGGAGGCGATCCGGCGGGAGGCGGCGCAAACGAAAGGCGAGGAGACGGGCTCGCTGCGCATTGCCGCCTTTCCGAGCGTCTATGCGACTGTGCTGCCGCCGCTGCTGCGGCGCTTCCGAGCCCTCCACCCCGGCGTGGAACTGGTGGCCCTGGAAACCGACGATCGCGAGGTGGAGGTCTGGCTGGCGGCGGGCTCCATCGATCTCGGCGTGGTGTTGAATCCATCGCCGGAAAGAAGGGCCGCGCCGATAGGACAGGACGCCTGGGTCGGCGTCCTGCCTGCGGGCCACCGCTTCGGCCGGCGCGGCGCGCTCTCGCTTGGTCAACTGGCTGCGGAGCCGTTCGTGCTCGCGACGGGCGGGTGCCATGTCCATGCGCGCTCGCTCATGGAAGCAGCCGGCCTGTCGCTTTGCGACGTGCGGATGGAAGTGCGCGATTGGACCAGCGCGGTCGCGCTGGTGCGCGAAGGCGTCGGCGTCAGCATCGTGCCCCAATCCACCCTGCCCGAAAAACTCAAAGGTCTGCGCGTCGCCCGGCTCGACCCGCCACTTTGGCGTCGTTTTGGGCTGACGGCGGCGCCGGGGAGAAAGCCATCGCCAATCGCCGGTCGGTTTTTGGAATTGGCGCGCTCGGGCGCAACTCAGGCGGGATAG
- a CDS encoding acylphosphatase encodes MAGPSEIRRFVARGRVQGVGFRNFIAREARRLGLAGWVRNRGLDEVEIVAAGAAESLDELARLARRGPPAAQVNDLFSEPADKANLALGNKTGAGMAVAASV; translated from the coding sequence ATGGCGGGGCCGTCCGAAATCCGGCGGTTTGTGGCGCGAGGCCGGGTCCAGGGCGTCGGCTTTCGAAATTTCATCGCCCGCGAGGCGCGCAGGCTCGGCCTTGCGGGATGGGTCAGAAACCGCGGCCTCGATGAGGTCGAGATCGTCGCGGCCGGCGCGGCGGAAAGCCTCGACGAACTCGCGCGCCTTGCAAGGAGGGGCCCGCCCGCTGCGCAAGTGAATGACCTTTTTTCCGAGCCCGCGGACAAGGCAAATCTCGCCCTCGGCAACAAAACCGGCGCCGGCATGGCCGTGGCGGCGAGCGTTTAA
- the glmM gene encoding phosphoglucosamine mutase has protein sequence MTRSYFGTDGIRGKANEKITPELALKVGQAAGYIFQRGEGRHRVVIGKDTRLSGYMIEYALVAGFASVGMDPLLLGPMPTPAVAMLTRSMRADVGVMISASHNAYEDNGIKLFGPDGHKLSDEIELEIERLLDSDLSSKLSQPHDLGRARRIDDVRARYIEFAKRTLPRNMSFEGLRVVLDCANGAAYRVAPEALWELGAEVIAIGVEPDGFNINREVGSTAPQALREKVRELRADVGIALDGDADRVILVDEHGRLIDGDQLMAVVAESWREQDLLSRPGIVATIMSNLGLERYLASLNLSMERTAVGDRYVIERMREGGYNVGGEQSGHIILSDYSTTGDGLVTAMQVLAVVKRRGQPVSEVCRRFEPLPQVLKNVRAPQSLLRSETVLGQIEKARGRLGEAGRLVIRPSGTEPVIRVMGEGDNRDLVERIVAEICDALRTPAQVQDLA, from the coding sequence ATGACCCGCTCATATTTTGGAACGGACGGCATACGCGGAAAAGCGAACGAGAAAATCACGCCCGAGCTGGCGCTCAAGGTCGGGCAGGCCGCCGGATATATTTTTCAGCGCGGCGAGGGACGCCATCGCGTCGTGATCGGCAAGGACACGAGGCTCTCGGGATATATGATCGAATACGCCCTCGTTGCGGGCTTCGCCTCTGTCGGCATGGACCCCTTGCTGCTCGGCCCCATGCCCACGCCGGCCGTGGCGATGCTGACCCGCTCGATGCGCGCAGACGTCGGGGTTATGATCTCCGCCTCGCACAACGCCTATGAGGACAACGGCATCAAGCTTTTCGGCCCCGACGGCCATAAGCTCTCCGACGAAATCGAGCTGGAGATCGAGCGCCTGCTCGACAGCGACCTGTCGAGCAAGCTCTCCCAGCCGCACGATCTCGGGCGGGCGAGGCGCATAGACGACGTTCGCGCCCGCTACATCGAATTCGCCAAGCGCACATTGCCCCGCAATATGAGCTTCGAGGGCCTGCGGGTCGTTCTCGATTGCGCCAACGGCGCCGCATACCGGGTCGCGCCCGAGGCGCTGTGGGAGCTCGGCGCCGAGGTCATCGCGATCGGCGTGGAGCCCGACGGCTTCAACATCAACCGCGAAGTCGGCTCCACGGCGCCCCAGGCGCTGCGGGAAAAAGTGCGGGAGCTGCGGGCCGACGTCGGCATCGCCCTCGACGGCGACGCCGACCGCGTGATCCTGGTCGACGAGCACGGCCGCCTGATCGACGGCGATCAACTTATGGCCGTGGTGGCGGAAAGCTGGCGCGAGCAGGATCTGCTCTCGAGACCGGGCATCGTCGCCACCATCATGTCCAATCTCGGGCTCGAGCGTTATCTCGCCTCGCTGAACCTTTCCATGGAGAGAACCGCGGTCGGCGATCGCTATGTGATCGAGCGCATGCGGGAGGGCGGCTACAATGTCGGCGGGGAACAATCGGGCCACATCATCCTGTCCGATTATTCGACCACGGGCGACGGACTCGTCACCGCCATGCAGGTGCTGGCCGTGGTGAAACGGCGAGGACAGCCGGTGAGCGAAGTCTGCAGGCGCTTCGAGCCGCTGCCTCAGGTGCTCAAGAACGTCCGCGCCCCGCAGAGCCTGTTGCGGTCGGAAACCGTGCTCGGCCAGATCGAAAAGGCGCGCGGCCGTCTCGGCGAGGCGGGCCGGCTGGTGATCCGTCCTTCCGGCACCGAACCGGTCATCCGGGTGATGGGCGAGGGCGACAACCGCGATCTGGTGGAGCGCATCGTCGCCGAGATATGCGACGCTTTGAGAACCCCGGCGCAAGTCCAGGATTTGGCCTGA
- a CDS encoding UDP-glucuronic acid decarboxylase family protein — MYKRILVTGGAGFLGSHLCERLLDAGHDVLCVDNFFTGSRRNISKLFDYRGFELLRHDVTFPLYVEVDQIYNLACPASPIHYQFDPVQTTKTSVLGAINMLGLAKRLKVRFLQASTSEVYGDPVVHPQIEEYWGNVNPIGFRSCYDEGKRCAETLVFDYVRQHKIDAKVVRIFNTYGPRMHPADGRVVSNFIMQALTGKDITLYGDGAQTRSFCYVDDLISAMIKMMATSPGVTGPVNIGNPSEFTIRELAELIVDLTGSTSRLIYEPLPSDDPRQRQPDIRKAKEMLGWEPKVALRQGLETTIAYFDDLLRRNELPNGVAAARSL, encoded by the coding sequence ATGTACAAGCGGATATTGGTCACGGGAGGCGCTGGCTTTTTGGGCTCGCATCTATGCGAGCGGCTTCTCGACGCCGGCCACGACGTCCTGTGCGTCGACAACTTCTTCACCGGTTCGCGCCGGAACATCTCGAAGCTGTTCGATTATCGCGGCTTCGAACTCCTGCGCCACGACGTCACATTTCCCTTGTACGTCGAAGTCGACCAGATCTACAATCTCGCCTGTCCAGCGTCGCCCATCCACTACCAGTTCGATCCGGTCCAGACGACCAAGACGAGCGTCCTCGGCGCCATCAATATGCTCGGTCTCGCCAAGCGCCTGAAGGTGAGGTTTCTTCAGGCCTCGACATCGGAGGTCTATGGGGATCCGGTCGTGCATCCTCAGATCGAGGAATATTGGGGGAACGTAAACCCGATAGGTTTTCGCTCCTGTTACGACGAAGGGAAACGCTGCGCCGAGACCCTGGTGTTCGATTATGTTCGCCAGCATAAAATCGACGCCAAGGTCGTCCGCATTTTCAACACCTATGGCCCGCGCATGCATCCGGCCGACGGGCGTGTCGTATCGAATTTCATCATGCAGGCGCTGACTGGAAAAGACATCACGCTTTACGGCGACGGCGCCCAGACGCGCTCTTTCTGCTACGTCGACGACCTCATCTCGGCGATGATCAAGATGATGGCCACGAGCCCGGGAGTGACGGGGCCCGTCAATATCGGAAACCCTTCCGAATTCACCATTCGGGAGCTCGCAGAGTTGATCGTCGATCTCACCGGATCGACTTCGAGACTGATCTATGAGCCGCTGCCTTCGGACGATCCGAGACAGCGCCAGCCCGATATCCGCAAGGCGAAAGAGATGCTGGGATGGGAGCCGAAAGTGGCCCTGCGGCAGGGGCTGGAGACGACCATCGCCTATTTCGACGATCTGTTGCGTCGCAACGAGCTGCCAAACGGCGTCGCCGCCGCCCGAAGCCTGTAG
- the tilS gene encoding tRNA lysidine(34) synthetase TilS — MLEHELLLRLSQSGAISHHPEDCARPQGPPDRAAPAPDLLASLAGEGSLLLAVSGGPDSVALMLLAAQWSRTRPDARIEVATVDHGLRQNAHDEALLVGRWARAQGFVHHILTWEGPKPAARIQERAREARYDLLCACAKEIGPECAIVTAHHADDQAETILFRLLRGSGVSGLAGMAASSQRAGVRLLRPLLGASKAELENICVAAGHAFVRDPSNENEKFARAKLRKMSATLEEQGLHAVALRRLGRRAAQADEALNWCAERAWPAAVLVIEGTQTRFDPAALREAPAEIVQRLLLMDFRRREGRIPRLDRLERAAETVKEKLKTETNARIALGSLLIEIGKDAVTLRPAPPRFRGFAKFETKSRRSADNV, encoded by the coding sequence ATGCTAGAGCATGAGCTTTTGCTCCGGCTTTCCCAATCCGGAGCAATCTCTCATCATCCCGAGGATTGCGCGCGGCCGCAGGGCCCGCCGGATCGCGCGGCGCCGGCGCCGGACCTCCTGGCGTCGCTGGCTGGGGAAGGATCGCTGCTGCTGGCCGTCTCCGGCGGGCCGGATTCGGTCGCCCTCATGCTGCTGGCCGCGCAATGGTCGCGGACGAGGCCCGACGCCAGGATCGAGGTCGCCACGGTCGATCACGGCCTGCGACAGAACGCCCATGACGAAGCTTTGCTCGTCGGGCGCTGGGCGCGCGCACAAGGGTTCGTTCACCATATTCTGACGTGGGAGGGGCCCAAGCCCGCGGCGCGAATCCAGGAGAGGGCGCGGGAGGCGCGCTACGACCTGCTCTGCGCCTGCGCAAAAGAAATCGGGCCAGAATGCGCCATCGTGACCGCCCATCACGCCGACGATCAGGCCGAGACCATCCTGTTTCGGCTGCTGCGCGGCAGCGGCGTCTCGGGGCTCGCCGGAATGGCCGCGTCTTCCCAGCGCGCGGGCGTGAGGCTGCTGCGGCCGCTGCTCGGCGCCTCCAAGGCCGAGCTTGAAAACATCTGCGTCGCGGCCGGCCATGCTTTCGTGCGCGATCCCTCCAACGAGAACGAGAAATTCGCACGCGCCAAGCTGAGAAAAATGAGCGCGACGCTCGAAGAGCAGGGGCTTCACGCCGTGGCCCTGCGCCGGCTGGGACGCCGCGCCGCGCAAGCCGACGAGGCCTTGAACTGGTGCGCGGAACGCGCCTGGCCGGCTGCGGTCCTGGTGATAGAAGGAACGCAAACCCGCTTCGATCCGGCGGCGTTGCGCGAGGCTCCGGCGGAGATCGTCCAGCGCCTGCTGCTGATGGATTTCCGTCGCCGGGAGGGAAGAATCCCGCGGCTCGACCGGTTGGAGCGCGCCGCTGAAACAGTCAAGGAAAAGCTGAAGACGGAGACGAATGCGCGAATCGCGCTCGGCTCTCTTTTGATCGAAATCGGCAAGGACGCGGTAACGCTCCGCCCTGCTCCGCCGCGGTTTCGCGGCTTCGCCAAATTTGAGACCAAGTCGCGCCGCAGCGCCGACAACGTTTGA
- the ybgF gene encoding tol-pal system protein YbgF, which yields MISRISLAVATLAFPLSAFAVTGDGAFQTAQIYSRPSADAPADIEELEPPAAPRDSGLSTRVDRLERELRNMTGRMEELQHSVQLLEEQLRAAKQDSPHGVTPPPASGSGPGRRSDAFDPAGNPGAPGAPREIGQATPSAPLSSSSHPASSGPLREPGAPLDLTGHLAQPSPAIAAPVDGAPSQTTVKEDYEQAVALMRAGQYESAEKSLVAFLQKYPKSKYSPAATYGLGESFYQRARYREAAEKYLEISTKYGQSAQAPEAMLRLGQSLSALGAKEQACASFSEIGAKYPGSPNRIKDAAQKESKKLQC from the coding sequence ATGATCTCCCGGATTTCCCTCGCCGTCGCGACGCTGGCCTTTCCTCTTTCCGCCTTCGCAGTCACAGGCGACGGCGCTTTCCAAACGGCGCAAATCTATTCACGTCCTTCCGCGGATGCGCCTGCGGACATCGAAGAGCTCGAACCGCCGGCGGCTCCGCGCGATTCCGGCCTCAGCACCCGCGTGGACCGGCTGGAGCGCGAATTGCGCAACATGACCGGCCGGATGGAAGAGCTTCAGCACAGCGTGCAATTGCTGGAGGAGCAATTGCGCGCCGCAAAACAGGACAGCCCGCACGGCGTTACGCCGCCTCCGGCCTCCGGCTCCGGCCCGGGAAGGCGCAGCGACGCTTTCGATCCCGCCGGCAACCCCGGCGCTCCCGGCGCGCCGCGCGAAATCGGCCAGGCGACGCCCTCGGCTCCGCTTTCTTCCTCGTCTCACCCGGCGTCGAGCGGGCCTTTGCGCGAACCCGGCGCGCCTCTCGACCTCACCGGCCATCTGGCGCAACCTTCGCCCGCCATCGCCGCGCCCGTCGACGGCGCGCCGTCGCAGACGACGGTCAAGGAGGATTACGAACAGGCCGTCGCCCTGATGCGCGCGGGCCAATATGAGAGCGCCGAGAAAAGCCTCGTCGCTTTCCTGCAGAAATATCCCAAGAGCAAATATTCGCCCGCGGCCACCTATGGGCTCGGCGAGAGTTTCTATCAGCGCGCGCGCTACCGCGAGGCGGCCGAGAAATACCTCGAAATTTCCACCAAATACGGCCAGTCGGCCCAGGCGCCCGAGGCGATGCTGCGGCTGGGCCAGTCCCTGAGCGCGCTCGGCGCCAAGGAGCAGGCCTGCGCTTCCTTCTCCGAGATCGGCGCCAAATATCCCGGTTCGCCCAACCGCATCAAGGATGCAGCCCAAAAGGAAAGCAAGAAGCTGCAATGCTAG
- the lipB gene encoding lipoyl(octanoyl) transferase LipB, which yields MSLARDKIDLSLLPRPGSRPVAWRVLDGLAPYEETAARMEALAEAVAAGRAPEEVWLLEHPPLYTAGSSASDGDLIEARFPVHKTGRGGRYTYHGPGQRVAYAMLNLSERRRDVRAFVCALEGWLIAALGDLGVRGERRSDRVGVWVARPDKPPGLGGEAAEDKIAALGVRLRHWVSFHGVALNVAPDLAHFSGIAPCGLRARHLGVTSLKELGAPSDMKLVDARLRERFEEFFGPTAES from the coding sequence ATGTCCCTTGCTCGCGACAAAATCGATCTTTCCCTGCTGCCCCGGCCCGGTTCCCGGCCGGTGGCGTGGCGCGTGCTGGACGGTCTCGCCCCCTATGAAGAAACCGCGGCGCGTATGGAGGCGCTGGCCGAGGCCGTCGCCGCCGGCCGAGCGCCCGAGGAAGTGTGGCTGCTCGAGCATCCGCCGCTTTATACGGCGGGCTCCTCCGCCAGCGACGGCGATCTCATCGAGGCGCGTTTTCCGGTGCACAAGACCGGTCGCGGCGGCCGATACACCTATCACGGCCCCGGACAGAGGGTGGCCTATGCGATGCTGAACCTTTCGGAACGCCGGCGCGACGTGCGCGCCTTCGTCTGCGCACTGGAAGGATGGCTGATCGCGGCGCTCGGCGATCTCGGCGTGAGAGGGGAGCGCCGCAGCGACCGTGTGGGCGTGTGGGTCGCGAGGCCGGACAAGCCGCCGGGGCTCGGCGGCGAAGCGGCGGAGGACAAGATCGCGGCGCTGGGCGTGCGGTTGCGCCACTGGGTCAGTTTCCACGGCGTCGCCCTCAATGTCGCGCCGGACCTTGCGCATTTTTCGGGCATCGCGCCTTGCGGCCTTCGCGCCCGGCATCTCGGCGTGACCAGCCTGAAGGAGCTCGGAGCTCCGAGCGACATGAAGCTGGTCGACGCAAGGCTGCGCGAGCGGTTTGAAGAGTTTTTCGGGCCAACGGCGGAGAGTTAA
- the panC gene encoding pantoate--beta-alanine ligase gives MTATIVVNSVEAMRREVAGWRSQGFKVGLVPTMGALHPGHISLVEEARKYAQRVIVTIFVNPAQFGPSEDFGKYPRTLEADVEKLSEVSADLCFAPTVEEIYPKGFSTRVEMDGPARAELEDSFRPTHFSGVATIVAKLLNQAQADVAVFGEKDYQQLLVIKRLARDLDMTTKICGAPTLRETDGLAMSSRNVYLSAEERRIAPRLHAGLEETARRIKAGEALSPALESGRAALSEAGFAIDYFEVRHADTLARVKSAQDGPLRLLVAAKLGATRLIDNLAV, from the coding sequence ATGACCGCTACGATCGTCGTCAACAGCGTTGAGGCCATGCGGCGCGAAGTCGCCGGTTGGCGCTCGCAAGGCTTCAAGGTCGGGCTCGTGCCGACCATGGGGGCCCTGCACCCTGGCCATATTTCCCTGGTCGAGGAAGCGCGCAAATACGCGCAGCGGGTCATCGTCACCATCTTCGTGAACCCCGCGCAATTCGGGCCCTCGGAGGATTTCGGCAAATATCCGCGCACGCTGGAGGCCGACGTCGAAAAGCTCTCGGAAGTCTCTGCGGATCTGTGCTTTGCGCCGACGGTCGAGGAAATCTACCCCAAGGGATTTTCGACCCGCGTCGAAATGGACGGGCCGGCGCGGGCCGAGCTCGAGGACAGTTTTCGCCCGACGCATTTTTCCGGGGTCGCGACCATCGTCGCAAAACTCCTCAATCAGGCGCAGGCCGACGTCGCCGTCTTCGGCGAGAAGGACTATCAGCAATTGCTGGTGATCAAGCGTCTCGCCCGCGATCTCGACATGACCACGAAGATTTGCGGCGCGCCGACGCTGCGCGAGACGGATGGGCTCGCCATGTCGTCCCGGAACGTCTACCTCTCGGCGGAGGAAAGACGCATCGCGCCGAGGCTTCACGCCGGGCTCGAAGAGACCGCGCGCCGGATCAAGGCGGGCGAAGCGCTCTCCCCCGCGCTGGAATCGGGCCGCGCGGCGCTCAGCGAGGCCGGCTTCGCGATTGATTATTTCGAGGTCCGTCACGCCGACACTCTGGCGCGCGTGAAGAGCGCCCAGGACGGTCCGCTGCGCCTGCTTGTGGCGGCGAAGCTCGGCGCGACGCGGCTGATCGACAATCTGGCGGTCTGA
- the ftsH gene encoding ATP-dependent zinc metalloprotease FtsH, giving the protein MNAHFRNLALWAIIGLLVVALVMLFQQPGQRTPIRDISFSELLTQIDQGRVHDVTISGNEVTGHFSDNRPFSTYVPNDPNLVSKLEAKNVQISARPLTDGNGWLMTLLLNGLPLIAFLGVWIFLSRQMQGGMGGRAMGFGKSKAKLLTESQGRVTFEDVAGVDEAKEDLEEIVEFLRDPQKFQRLGGRIPRGVLLVGPPGTGKTLLARAIAGEANVPFFTISGSDFVEMFVGVGASRVRDMFEQAKKNAPCIIFVDEIDAVGRHRGAGLGGGNDEREQTLNQLLVEMDGFEANEGIILIAATNRPDVLDPALMRPGRFDRQIQVPNPDFIGREKILKVHARKVPLAPDVDLKVVARGTPGFSGADLMNLVNEAALLAARRSKRIVTRLEFEDARDKILMGAERRTLMMTDEEKRLTAYHEGGHALVQLTMPGSIPIHKATIIPRGRALGMVQGLPERDQVSQTYEQLVAMLALAMGGRVAEELVFGHDKVTSGAASDIQQCTRIARAMVTQLGFSDKLGTVAYADPQQEQFLGYSLGRQQTISEATQQTIDAEVRRLVQEGYEAAKKILTERRADLDTLAKGLLEYETLSGDELINLLNGVQPVREETPPSAPQPPRASPVPTTGRKPEPDVGGMEPHPV; this is encoded by the coding sequence ATGAACGCACACTTCAGGAACCTGGCCCTCTGGGCGATAATCGGCCTGCTGGTCGTCGCGCTCGTCATGCTGTTTCAGCAACCTGGTCAGCGAACGCCGATTCGCGACATATCCTTCAGCGAATTGCTGACGCAGATCGATCAGGGCCGCGTGCATGACGTGACCATCTCCGGCAATGAGGTCACCGGCCACTTCTCGGACAACAGGCCGTTCTCGACCTATGTCCCCAATGATCCCAACCTCGTGTCGAAGCTCGAGGCCAAGAACGTCCAGATCAGCGCCAGGCCTTTGACCGACGGCAACGGCTGGCTCATGACGCTGCTGCTCAACGGCCTGCCCTTGATCGCCTTCCTCGGCGTCTGGATCTTCCTGTCCCGCCAGATGCAGGGCGGGATGGGCGGCCGGGCGATGGGCTTCGGCAAATCCAAGGCGAAGCTGCTCACCGAGTCGCAGGGACGCGTGACCTTCGAGGACGTCGCCGGCGTCGACGAGGCCAAGGAAGACCTCGAGGAAATCGTGGAATTCCTGCGCGACCCGCAGAAATTCCAGCGTCTCGGCGGCCGCATTCCGCGCGGCGTGCTGCTGGTCGGACCGCCCGGCACCGGCAAGACCCTGCTGGCGCGCGCCATCGCCGGCGAAGCCAACGTGCCCTTCTTCACCATCTCGGGCTCCGATTTCGTCGAGATGTTCGTCGGCGTCGGGGCCTCGCGCGTGCGCGACATGTTCGAGCAGGCCAAGAAGAACGCGCCCTGCATCATCTTCGTCGACGAGATCGACGCGGTGGGCCGTCACCGCGGCGCCGGGCTCGGCGGCGGCAATGACGAGCGCGAGCAAACCCTCAACCAGCTCCTGGTCGAGATGGACGGCTTCGAGGCCAATGAAGGCATCATCCTGATCGCGGCCACCAACCGTCCCGACGTGCTCGACCCGGCCCTGATGCGTCCCGGCCGCTTCGACCGCCAGATCCAGGTTCCCAACCCCGATTTCATCGGGCGCGAGAAGATCCTCAAGGTCCATGCCCGCAAGGTGCCGCTGGCTCCCGACGTCGATCTGAAGGTGGTGGCGCGGGGAACCCCGGGCTTTTCCGGCGCCGATCTGATGAACCTCGTCAACGAGGCGGCTCTGCTGGCGGCCCGCCGCAGCAAGCGGATCGTCACCAGGCTGGAGTTCGAGGACGCCCGCGACAAGATCCTGATGGGAGCGGAGCGCCGCACCCTGATGATGACCGACGAGGAAAAGCGCCTCACCGCCTATCACGAGGGCGGCCACGCCCTGGTGCAGCTGACCATGCCGGGATCGATCCCGATCCACAAGGCGACCATCATCCCGCGCGGCCGCGCGCTGGGCATGGTGCAGGGCTTGCCGGAGCGCGATCAGGTCTCGCAGACCTATGAGCAGCTGGTGGCGATGCTGGCTCTGGCGATGGGCGGCCGCGTGGCGGAGGAGCTGGTGTTCGGCCACGACAAGGTGACCTCGGGCGCCGCCAGCGACATCCAGCAGTGCACGCGGATCGCGCGGGCGATGGTGACGCAGCTGGGCTTCTCCGACAAGCTGGGGACGGTGGCCTACGCCGATCCGCAGCAGGAGCAGTTCCTCGGCTATTCGCTGGGGCGCCAGCAGACCATCTCCGAGGCCACCCAGCAGACCATCGACGCCGAGGTCAGAAGGCTGGTCCAGGAGGGCTATGAGGCCGCCAAGAAGATCCTCACCGAAAGGCGCGCCGATCTCGACACTCTGGCCAAGGGCCTGCTCGAATATGAGACGCTTTCGGGCGATGAGCTGATCAACCTCCTCAATGGGGTCCAGCCGGTCAGGGAGGAAACTCCTCCCTCCGCGCCGCAGCCGCCGAGAGCCTCCCCGGTGCCGACCACGGGCCGCAAGCCCGAGCCGGACGTCGGGGGAATGGAGCCCCATCCGGTGTGA